A portion of the Blattabacterium clevelandi genome contains these proteins:
- the ruvB gene encoding Holliday junction branch migration DNA helicase RuvB encodes MSPILEVTLNPKKIQEFVGQCDILENLKIFIQAAKKRKESLDHILFHGPPGLGKTTLSHIVANELGVNISVTSGSVLDKPGDLAGILIHLNLNDVLFIDEIHRLSPIVEEYLYSAMENYKIDIIIDSGSNARSVQIDLSPFTLIGATTRSGLLTAPMRSRFGINLRLTYYQKELLKIIIERSAKILNIPITEESSYEIATRSRGTPRIANSLLRRIRDFAQIKGDGIIDSNICDLGLKSLNVDKYGLDEMDNRILTSIIDSFKGGPVGINNIATAVNENSDTIEEVYEPFLIQEGYLIRTPRGRIATKLAYQHLKRPICNNKKI; translated from the coding sequence GTGTCACCTATTTTAGAAGTAACTTTAAATCCAAAAAAAATTCAAGAATTTGTTGGGCAATGTGATATTTTAGAAAATTTAAAAATTTTTATTCAAGCTGCTAAAAAAAGAAAAGAATCCTTAGATCATATTCTTTTTCATGGTCCTCCAGGATTAGGAAAAACTACTCTTTCTCATATTGTTGCTAATGAATTGGGCGTTAATATATCTGTAACTTCAGGATCCGTTTTAGATAAACCAGGTGATTTAGCGGGTATACTTATTCATTTAAATTTGAACGATGTTCTATTTATAGACGAAATTCATCGTCTTTCTCCTATAGTTGAAGAATATTTGTATTCTGCTATGGAAAATTATAAAATTGATATTATAATAGATTCGGGATCTAATGCACGATCAGTACAAATTGATTTATCTCCTTTTACTTTAATAGGAGCAACAACAAGATCTGGATTATTGACAGCACCTATGCGTTCTAGATTTGGAATTAATTTACGTTTAACTTATTATCAAAAAGAATTATTAAAAATAATTATAGAACGTAGTGCAAAAATATTAAACATTCCAATAACCGAAGAATCTTCTTATGAAATAGCCACTAGAAGTCGTGGAACTCCACGGATAGCTAATTCTTTACTTCGTAGAATTCGTGATTTTGCTCAAATAAAAGGGGATGGAATTATAGATAGTAACATATGTGATTTAGGATTAAAATCCCTTAATGTAGATAAATATGGATTAGATGAAATGGATAATAGAATTCTTACATCTATTATTGATTCCTTTAAAGGAGGGCCTGTTGGAATTAATAATATAGCAACAGCTGTAAATGAAAATTCCGATACAATAGAAGAGGTTTATGAACCTTTTCTTATTCAAGAAGGATATTTAATAAGAACACCTAGAGGGAGAATAGCAACAAAGTTAGCTTATCAACATCTTAAACGCCCTATTTGCAATAATAAAAAAATTTAG
- the surE gene encoding 5'/3'-nucleotidase SurE gives MKNKPIILVTNDDGIIAPGIRALVNFMNSLGEVYVVAPNKPQSGIGHAITMDTILYCDSVRIDNGCQKEWECSGTPVDCVKLAISNILPRKPDICVSGINHGSNSSINIMYSGTISAVIEAGIEGIPSVGFSLLDFDWNADFEPAKKYVCKIVKKILYNPIPKGGISLNVNIPKKKIKGMKICRQAESKWKESFDKRYNPKGRTYYWLIGDFINFDKKSDTDEWALKNGYVSIVPIKFDLTDYPILNILKSWNLILLFIFLDTLL, from the coding sequence ATGAAAAATAAACCAATTATTTTAGTGACTAACGATGATGGAATTATAGCTCCAGGTATTCGAGCTCTTGTTAATTTTATGAATTCTTTAGGAGAAGTTTATGTTGTTGCTCCAAATAAACCTCAATCTGGAATAGGGCATGCCATAACTATGGATACCATTTTATATTGTGATTCTGTACGAATAGACAATGGATGTCAAAAAGAATGGGAATGTTCAGGGACTCCTGTTGATTGTGTAAAATTAGCTATTAGTAATATACTTCCAAGAAAACCTGATATTTGTGTTTCTGGAATTAATCATGGATCGAATTCTTCCATAAATATTATGTATTCTGGAACAATTTCTGCAGTAATAGAAGCTGGAATTGAGGGGATCCCTTCTGTTGGTTTCTCTCTTTTGGATTTTGATTGGAATGCAGATTTTGAACCAGCAAAAAAATATGTATGTAAAATTGTAAAAAAAATTCTTTATAATCCTATCCCAAAAGGGGGTATTAGTCTTAATGTAAATATTCCAAAAAAAAAAATAAAAGGAATGAAAATATGCAGGCAGGCAGAATCTAAATGGAAAGAAAGTTTTGATAAACGTTATAACCCAAAAGGAAGAACTTATTATTGGCTAATTGGAGATTTTATTAATTTTGATAAAAAATCGGATACAGATGAATGGGCCTTAAAAAATGGATACGTTTCTATTGTTCCTATAAAATTTGATTTAACAGATTATCCAATTTTAAATATTTTGAAATCATGGAATTTGATATTATTATTTATTTTTTTGGATACTCTATTATGA
- a CDS encoding adenylosuccinate synthase — protein sequence MPSNVIVGLQWGDEGKGKITDLLSKNSDYVIRYQGGNNSGHSIHINNRYFILHLIPSGVVNPAIKCIIGPGMVIDPKSLIQEFKKIESIGINTSRVFLAKRAHLTMPYHRLLDEYKEEALGSRSIGTTHRGIGPTYEDKIARIGIRLLDFLNFKVFHKKLKDNVDYKNKIITKVYKKNPIYFKSIYEEYIEYAKILSPRIIDSVHEIHYAFHKKKKILFEGAQAMLLDINYGTYPYVTPSSTSTGGVCTGTGIPPNFLKNFIGIAKAYCTRVGYGPFPTEIRNKMSDIIRKKGNEYGSTTKRSRRCGWLDLLSLKYSCMINGINYLIITKLDVLSELELIKVCVKYQIHGKNIQYFPSNIELEEKEIEAIYIDFPGWKKDISHIHEYEDLPKNCKKYVNFIESYLNLDIVLISVGSERSQNIIKNKSSFLKIFS from the coding sequence ATGCCTTCAAATGTTATTGTTGGTCTCCAATGGGGTGACGAGGGAAAAGGTAAAATAACAGATTTACTTTCTAAAAATTCAGATTATGTAATTCGTTATCAAGGAGGAAATAATTCGGGTCATTCTATTCATATTAATAATCGTTATTTTATTCTTCATTTAATTCCATCTGGAGTAGTTAATCCTGCTATTAAATGTATTATAGGACCTGGAATGGTTATTGACCCTAAATCCTTGATTCAAGAATTTAAAAAAATAGAATCTATCGGAATAAATACCTCTAGAGTTTTTTTGGCAAAACGTGCACATCTAACCATGCCTTATCATCGATTACTAGATGAATATAAAGAAGAAGCTTTAGGTTCTAGATCTATTGGAACTACACATCGTGGAATTGGTCCTACTTATGAAGATAAAATAGCCCGTATAGGAATCCGTTTATTAGATTTTTTGAATTTCAAAGTATTTCATAAAAAATTAAAGGATAACGTAGATTATAAAAATAAGATTATTACAAAAGTATATAAAAAAAATCCTATTTATTTTAAATCAATATATGAAGAATATATCGAATATGCTAAGATTCTTTCTCCTCGTATTATTGATTCTGTACATGAAATTCATTATGCTTTTCATAAAAAAAAGAAAATTTTATTTGAAGGGGCTCAAGCTATGTTATTAGATATAAATTATGGAACATATCCATATGTAACACCTTCTTCAACTTCTACAGGTGGGGTATGTACAGGAACTGGGATTCCTCCTAATTTTTTGAAAAATTTTATAGGAATAGCAAAAGCTTACTGTACACGTGTAGGATATGGCCCATTTCCTACAGAGATTAGGAATAAAATGAGCGATATCATACGTAAAAAAGGTAATGAATATGGTTCAACTACCAAACGGTCAAGAAGATGTGGATGGTTAGATCTTTTATCTCTAAAATATTCCTGTATGATTAATGGAATTAATTATTTAATCATTACAAAATTGGATGTTTTAAGTGAATTAGAATTAATTAAAGTATGTGTAAAATATCAAATTCATGGAAAAAATATACAATATTTTCCATCTAATATAGAATTGGAAGAAAAAGAAATAGAAGCTATTTATATAGATTTTCCTGGTTGGAAAAAAGATATTTCTCATATACATGAATATGAGGATTTGCCTAAAAATTGCAAGAAATATGTTAACTTTATAGAAAGTTATTTAAATTTAGATATTGTATTAATTTCTGTAGGATCTGAAAGAAGTCAAAATATTATTAAAAATAAATCTTCTTTTTTGAAAATTTTTTCTTAG
- the purB gene encoding adenylosuccinate lyase, with the protein MKEYKNPLVERYSSQEMLYNFSPEKKFTTWRKLWLSLAECQKKLGLNIKEEQINDLKKHLDDIDWNRVSFYEKKFHHDVIAHLYALGEKATIAKPIIHLGATSAFLGDNTDLILLRDGLKIILNKLINVLFRLRNLTLEYHNTPTLAFTHYQPAQLTTVGKRSSLWIQSILMDIEELEFRFQNLCFRGVKGTVGTAASFKELFNGNLKKVKYLEKKLSQQFGFQKIFPVTGQTYDRKVDAQILNLLSNISQSSHKFSNDLRLLQNLKEMEEPFNKEQIGSSAMAYKRNPILSERMASLAKYVISLSNSSAMVAATQWLERTLDDSANRRLVIAQSFLATDAILMIWNHVLENIVVYPKMIEKNIYQELPFLITESIIVKSVKNGADRQEIHERLRIHSMKTNSKMKLEGKENDFIKRILNDEKIPINEKELNKMLDPKNFIGFSSDQSLEFIDKKVNPILDRFHRLINSNSNRNLKI; encoded by the coding sequence GTGAAAGAATATAAAAATCCTTTAGTAGAACGATACAGTAGTCAAGAAATGTTGTATAATTTTTCTCCCGAAAAAAAATTTACTACATGGAGAAAACTTTGGCTATCTTTAGCAGAATGCCAAAAAAAATTAGGTTTAAATATTAAGGAAGAACAAATTAATGATTTAAAAAAACATTTAGATGATATTGATTGGAATAGAGTTTCTTTCTATGAAAAAAAATTTCATCATGATGTAATAGCTCATTTATATGCACTTGGAGAAAAAGCGACTATAGCAAAACCAATTATTCATTTAGGTGCTACAAGTGCTTTTTTAGGAGACAATACGGATCTTATTCTCCTACGTGATGGATTAAAAATTATCCTTAATAAATTAATTAATGTTCTTTTTCGTCTTAGAAATTTGACCTTAGAATATCATAATACTCCTACTTTGGCATTTACTCATTATCAACCGGCTCAGTTAACTACTGTTGGAAAACGTTCTTCTTTGTGGATACAAAGTATCCTAATGGACATAGAAGAATTGGAATTTAGATTCCAAAATCTATGTTTCAGAGGAGTAAAAGGAACTGTAGGAACAGCTGCTAGTTTCAAAGAATTATTTAATGGAAATTTAAAAAAAGTAAAATATCTGGAAAAAAAATTATCCCAACAATTTGGATTTCAAAAAATTTTTCCTGTTACTGGTCAAACTTATGATAGAAAAGTAGATGCACAAATCTTAAATTTATTATCCAATATTTCTCAATCTTCTCATAAGTTTAGTAATGATTTACGTTTATTACAAAATTTGAAAGAAATGGAAGAACCATTTAATAAAGAACAAATTGGATCCAGTGCTATGGCATATAAACGAAATCCAATCCTTAGTGAACGGATGGCCTCTTTAGCTAAATATGTAATTTCTCTATCAAATAGTTCAGCTATGGTAGCAGCCACTCAATGGTTAGAACGTACTTTAGATGATTCAGCAAATAGAAGATTGGTGATTGCACAATCTTTCTTAGCTACAGATGCTATTTTAATGATTTGGAATCATGTATTAGAAAATATTGTAGTATATCCTAAAATGATAGAAAAAAATATCTATCAAGAACTTCCATTTTTAATTACTGAATCTATTATTGTAAAAAGCGTAAAAAATGGAGCAGATAGACAAGAAATCCATGAAAGACTACGAATTCATTCTATGAAAACTAATTCTAAAATGAAATTAGAAGGTAAAGAAAATGATTTTATAAAACGTATTTTAAACGATGAAAAAATACCGATTAATGAAAAAGAATTAAATAAAATGCTTGATCCTAAAAATTTTATAGGTTTTTCTTCAGATCAATCTTTAGAATTTATTGATAAAAAAGTAAATCCTATTTTGGATCGATTTCATCGTTTGATAAATTCAAATTCAAATAGAAATCTTAAAATTTAG